Proteins from a single region of Primulina tabacum isolate GXHZ01 chromosome 5, ASM2559414v2, whole genome shotgun sequence:
- the LOC142544440 gene encoding secreted RxLR effector protein 161-like: MGIADVILGIKIFRTSEAIVLSQSHYVETVLNKFNAYDSTPVKTYLDINVHLAKNRREPVSQLEYSRIIGSLMYITNCTRPDIACAVNKLSWFTSNPSDAHWKALTRVLRYLKHTSEYGLNYTRYPAVLEGYCDTNWISDTNDSKYTSGYVFSIGGGAVSWRSSKQTFIARSTMESEFIALDKAAEEAEWLHNFLETFHVEQFQCQQS, encoded by the coding sequence ATGGGTATTGCTGATGTAATTCTAGGGATTAAAATCTTTAGAACTTCAGAAGCAATAGtcctatctcagtctcattATGTAGAAACAGTGTTGAATAAGTTTAACGCTTATGACTCTACCCCAGTAAAAACGTATTTAGACATAAATGTTCATTTGGCGAAGAATCGTAGAGAACCAGTTTCTCAACTGGAATACTCCAGAATTATTGGAAGCCTTATGTACATCACTAACTGTACTAGACCTGACATCGCTTGTGCGGTTAACAAGTTAAGTTGGTTTACAAGTAATCCTAGTGATGCACACTGGAAGGCGTTGACAAGGGTACTTAGATATTTAAAGCACACCTCAGAATATGGACTAAATTACACAAGGTATCCTGCAGTACTTGAAGGATATTGTGATACAAATTGGATTTCTGACACCAATGACTCCAAATATACCAGCGGCTATGTATTTAGTATTGGTGGAGGAGCAGTCTCTTGGAGGTCATCGAAACAAACTTTCATTGCTAGATCTACTATGGAATCGGAGTTCATAGCGCTAGATAAAGCTGCGGAAGAAGCAGAATGGCTTCACAACTTTCTAGAGACATTCCATGTTGAACAATTCCAGTGCCAGCAATCTTGA